AGGACTATCTGGACGCATTCAACGAGTATTAACCTCGCCTTGGAAAGCTCTTCGTCATCGGAGACCACACGGCACTCGGTATAAAAAGAATGGAAACTGCGCGCCAGCTCGTTGAGATAAACTATCAGGCGGTTCGGCTCAAGCGCCTCGCAGCTCGCCTTGACCGCGAACGGAAACTCGCCGAGCTTGCGCATGAGAGCCCTTTCCTGCTTTTCCTTAAGCAGTTCCAATTGAGTGCTCTCGAAGGACAGCTCCGGCAGTTTCTCTTCACGATGTTTCTTTATGCTGCAGATCCTCGCGTGCGCGTACTGCATATAGAAGACGGGGTTATCCGCCGATTCCTTTTTAGCCAGCTCAATATCAAAATCGAGATGGCTGTCAAGCCGCCTGGAAAGAAAGAAAAAACGCGTAACGTCCTTTCCTATCTCCTGGAGTATCTCCCGCAGGCTTATGAATTCGCCCTTGCGGGTCGACATCGAAACGGCCTCGCCGCCCCTCAAGAGGGTGACAAGCTGGACTATCAGTATGTCCAGGCTGGATCTGTCATGCCCCAGAGCCTGAACGGCCGCTTTCATGCGTTTTATGTATCCGTGGTGATCAGGGCCCAATAGATCTATGAGCTTTGTGTAGCCACGGCTGTATTTATCCATGTGATACGCTATGTCGGGTGCCAGGTACGTATAAGAGCCGTCACTTTTGACAACGACCCTGTCCTTGTCATCGCCCAGCCGGCTTGAAGCGAACCATCTGGCCCCCTCACTGTCATATATATATCCTTTTTCCTCAAGGAGCGAAAGGGCCTGTTCGACCTCTTTACGCTCTTCTATCCCGGCCTGGCTGGTCCATGTATCAAAGCTCACTCCGAAATCCTCAAGGTCCTTCTCGATAAGGCCCATCATGTATTTTACCGCGTGATCCTGGAAGAACCGGTCAGTCTGCCGATCATCTCCGAGCATGGCCTCGCCCTTTTGCTCCTTTATCTCTCTGGCGATATCGATGATGTAATCACCCATATAACCGTCCTCAGGCATATCCTCTTGCCTGCCGCACAGGTTCCGGTAGCGAACCTTGACGGATTCCCCGAGAAGGCGTATCTGCCTGCCGTAATCGTTC
The nucleotide sequence above comes from Candidatus Omnitrophota bacterium. Encoded proteins:
- a CDS encoding arginine--tRNA ligase encodes the protein MLGKDLSRRIAEALFKACRNYFQKNLPDKDFPEETDVALQLTRDIKHGDLTSNVAMRLASRAGMNPAQLGKGIIGEFEQQSRKDGISEFIGEVALAGGFINLRFSEDYFHKLLVNIEQQREDFGRSDEGHGQHVNLEFVSANPTGPLTIAHGRQAAIGDALSRILRFMGYQVTNEYYLNDYGRQIRLLGESVKVRYRNLCGRQEDMPEDGYMGDYIIDIAREIKEQKGEAMLGDDRQTDRFFQDHAVKYMMGLIEKDLEDFGVSFDTWTSQAGIEERKEVEQALSLLEEKGYIYDSEGARWFASSRLGDDKDRVVVKSDGSYTYLAPDIAYHMDKYSRGYTKLIDLLGPDHHGYIKRMKAAVQALGHDRSSLDILIVQLVTLLRGGEAVSMSTRKGEFISLREILQEIGKDVTRFFFLSRRLDSHLDFDIELAKKESADNPVFYMQYAHARICSIKKHREEKLPELSFESTQLELLKEKQERALMRKLGEFPFAVKASCEALEPNRLIVYLNELARSFHSFYTECRVVSDDEELSKARLILVECVQIVLANGLGLLDIALPEKM